A genomic window from Chitinophaga pollutisoli includes:
- a CDS encoding AraC family transcriptional regulator translates to MKEIQEILQLAMAQPAMSDQLELAVTETVAVPDCLDYTLQRYVYDRPLPVEDVAMVVYQPAKRGKSAAIELRYCVAGNKYCRKPNCNDRVCVEGHKAAECSSDKLPSIDLITVRFHPGFIQSLQKSNTNSTLFELQSRKPFMKTIQPCTKSKSVLEQMVHHNYEGVLKNIFLQSKSLELLLFSSDQFIQNDTEERYGCRFLTQMEDRSKIERARSILLEQLDAPITIRELARKVAMNECYLKKGFKAMYGTTIYDYFQKERMEKARGLLYEKGMSVSEVAMMMGYSCISHFSTAFKKHTGLKPCELLLR, encoded by the coding sequence ATGAAAGAAATACAGGAAATATTACAATTGGCGATGGCCCAGCCCGCGATGAGCGATCAGCTGGAGCTGGCGGTAACCGAAACGGTGGCCGTGCCCGATTGCCTGGATTATACTTTGCAACGGTATGTGTACGATCGCCCGCTTCCTGTGGAAGATGTGGCGATGGTCGTTTACCAGCCTGCCAAGCGCGGCAAGAGCGCGGCCATCGAGCTGCGGTATTGCGTGGCGGGCAATAAATACTGCCGCAAGCCGAATTGCAACGACCGCGTTTGCGTGGAAGGGCATAAGGCGGCGGAGTGCAGCAGCGACAAGCTGCCGTCGATCGATCTGATTACGGTACGTTTCCATCCCGGGTTCATCCAGTCTTTACAGAAGAGCAATACGAACAGTACGCTTTTCGAGCTGCAATCCCGCAAACCTTTCATGAAAACCATCCAGCCCTGCACCAAATCCAAATCGGTGTTGGAGCAGATGGTGCATCATAACTATGAAGGGGTGTTGAAAAACATCTTTTTACAGAGTAAATCCCTCGAGCTGCTGCTCTTCAGTTCCGACCAGTTCATCCAAAACGACACGGAAGAGCGTTATGGCTGCCGCTTCCTCACGCAGATGGAAGACCGCTCGAAGATTGAGCGCGCGCGCTCCATTCTTCTGGAGCAGCTGGATGCGCCGATCACGATCCGTGAACTGGCGCGCAAGGTGGCGATGAACGAATGTTACCTTAAGAAAGGATTCAAAGCCATGTACGGCACTACCATCTACGATTATTTCCAGAAAGAAAGAATGGAAAAGGCCCGCGGTCTCCTGTATGAAAAGGGGATGTCCGTTTCTGAGGTGGCCATGATGATGGGGTATTCCTGCATTTCGCATTTCTCTACCGCATTTAAAAAACATACAGGCCTGAAACCCTGTGAGTTACTGCTTCGGTAA